Part of the Panulirus ornatus isolate Po-2019 chromosome 28, ASM3632096v1, whole genome shotgun sequence genome, ATTGTAGCAGTGAATTTTCATGATCTGGAACTCGCCTAAGATATCTTTTGTTTCATCTGGTCCAATCATTAACAACCATTTTATTGCATCCCTAAACATAAAAAAGGCTGCTAATTTTTTTGCAAGACTACCTTCCTTGTAAAGACAAATACCTATGTTCTTGTACCTTGTAGCTACACCTAGTTTTTCCTTAGGAGTGAAATCAAATATTAATTTCCCATTTTCAATAATTTTCAAGCATACCACACAACTGAACACAACTAATTCAGTCAGATCATCGcttatatattttccaggaatCTGTATATTCAGGACAGCCCTCTCTTCATCAACCATAATAGAGAAAGCAATTTCTAAAGCCCGGTCTAGAGCAGACACAGCCTCTCCAAATACATGTGGCTTTGTGCCCTCACTTGCCAAATACTGGGTCTctaacaacctcacatcacaagAACAATATATATCCTGAACATCTACATATATTTTAGCTTGTTCTCTTGGTTGCATTTTCCCTGTATAAACATTTTCTCCCTCaacatccacctttctccagGATGTAATACTAATTTTTCTAAGTGTCATGATTAAAGGTAATTTCATGTATAAATACAGTATAATAATTGGACTTGTACAATATAAATGTCTTCATAGTGTACATATGTATTATCAGCTTTGGTTTGTATCACTGAGAAAAGTTTACATGTGAAATGTACAATATAAAAATCTTcaaagtgtacatatgtataatcaGCTTTGGTTTGTATCACTGAGAAAAGTTTACCATGAAAACACTGTAAGTACCTGAAGTTTTAAATACTTTGATGGTGAAGGTATTGTTTGTGAAGGCATAATCAACAGAGCCTTATAAGATATGGGTGGCTAAAACagcaaatgaaaaatatatatacaattctcACTGATGCAGTAAGAAAATTACtgctaaaaaaatgaaaaacaaaatgcaGAAGCTTgttatatgaaatatattcacACTCACTATTGGGATCTAAATTCCACTTtgttaacatgaaaaaaatatttttctactTGAAAATATACTCTCAATTACAATTATCTTTTCAGACAATGAAAACCTGAACTTATACTTCTTCAGCAATATATCTAATTATTAATTACTTCTTTTAGAGTTTGTTTATGTCACCTTGAGCTGCGGATACTTACTATAGCAGAAGACCCTGTGGCAGACCAGCTAAAACTGCAGAGTCAGCTATAAACTGCTGGACTGCAACAGCACCATATATCTGTTGATCCTCACTATCCAGGTGGCTACTGGAGAAAAATAATTGTAAAATTAACAATCAAATGGATATGACATCAAAATTTACTATTTACTGACTACATAGCAAACACAAGCTGCATAATACAGTTCTCATACAGGAACAGGTACTTGTAACAGTAGCTGGGTATCTAGTATATAAATAGCATCACAATTCTatgactttaaagaaaaaaaaatgttggatatGAAGAATAAACCATTTCTCTAATGCAGGCAGAGCCCTAACAGTATCTGAAAAACTACTGAGCactacaaacctaacctaacctaacttaacccctAAAATGTGGTATGTCCATGAGCATTAATCCCTTCAACAATTATAAGTATCTGTTCACAGGACTC contains:
- the LOC139757758 gene encoding uncharacterized protein, with the translated sequence MKLPLIMTLRKISITSWRKVDVEGENVYTGKMQPREQAKIYVDVQDIYCSCDVRLLETQYLASEGTKPHVFGEAVSALDRALEIAFSIMVDEERAVLNIQIPGKYISDDLTELVVFSCVVCLKIIENGKLIFDFTPKEKLGVATRYKNIGICLYKEGSLAKKLAAFFMFRDAIKWLLMIGPDETKDILGEFQIMKIHCYNNIALCHLNQHRYELSIAASTVALGIDMKNVKALFRRAVANTELQNYEFALGDIQAAFAHDPNNLLIKKQLELIKRKQKAVSEKYAQAMRKLFT